Proteins encoded in a region of the Nostoc sp. UHCC 0926 genome:
- a CDS encoding NAD(P)-dependent oxidoreductase, which yields MKRIAYLGLGIMGSGMATNLLKAGYDLSVWNRSLESCKPLVEQGATQAQTPAQAVENAEAILYSLSNDNAIEEVVFGKDGILSNVRSGQIAIDMSTVHPDTSRREAAAYAEKQVEFLDAPVFGSKNESAAGGLWIVVGGKREVFEQVKPILEPLSETIHYLGDTGKGASMKLIGNSIVATQIEALGEALILATKAGLNTQDVLDVLHVVDFRSPIFDGMGKTLVNRDFTPSFALKNLLKDANLIARFAQDLNSPMPAAAIVRETIKTAVNQGWGEENASAFIKALELEAGVTVES from the coding sequence ATGAAACGCATTGCGTATTTGGGACTCGGCATCATGGGCAGTGGGATGGCAACCAACTTGCTCAAAGCGGGCTACGATCTGAGCGTTTGGAATCGTAGTCTAGAGTCCTGTAAACCTCTGGTTGAACAAGGTGCAACACAAGCACAAACACCAGCACAAGCCGTAGAGAATGCCGAGGCGATTCTCTACTCGCTCTCGAATGACAATGCGATTGAAGAGGTTGTCTTTGGGAAAGATGGCATTTTATCGAACGTGCGATCGGGACAAATTGCGATCGATATGAGTACAGTTCATCCTGATACCTCGCGTCGAGAAGCCGCAGCCTATGCCGAAAAGCAGGTCGAATTTCTTGATGCTCCCGTTTTTGGCAGTAAAAACGAATCCGCCGCTGGGGGATTGTGGATTGTCGTTGGTGGCAAGCGGGAGGTATTTGAGCAAGTCAAACCAATTTTAGAGCCGTTGAGCGAAACGATCCATTATCTAGGCGACACTGGCAAAGGTGCATCGATGAAACTCATCGGTAATTCGATTGTGGCAACCCAAATCGAAGCGTTAGGGGAAGCGCTGATTCTGGCAACCAAAGCCGGACTTAATACACAAGACGTTCTTGATGTGCTGCATGTGGTAGATTTTCGCTCTCCGATTTTTGACGGCATGGGCAAGACGCTCGTAAATCGCGATTTCACGCCGAGTTTTGCGTTAAAGAATTTGCTCAAAGATGCCAATTTGATCGCTCGATTTGCCCAAGATTTAAATTCTCCAATGCCTGCTGCCGCAATTGTCAGAGAAACCATTAAAACAGCAGTTAATCAAGGATGGGGGGAAGAAAATGCATCAGCATTCATTAAAGCTTTGGAATTGGAAGCAGGAGTGACGGTTGAATCATAA
- a CDS encoding aldo/keto reductase → MEISRRSLLKTASASGLVAAGLAVSEGFLQPLLAQTEPVDEKTQLLAQTPTPTRRGEMLYRTLGRTGEQVSAIGLGGFHIGKIEEEQESIKLIRSAIDRGINFMDNSWDYHNGRSHRWMGNALKDGYRQKVFLMTKIDGRTKGAAKMQIDESLKDLQVDHIDLVQHHEILRFEDPDRIFAPGGAMEAVVEAQKAGKIRYIGFTGHKNPLIHLQMLETATQNGFRFDTVQMPLNVMDAHFRSFEHQVLPVLVKNNIGVLGMKSIGESYILRSNTVSAIECLHYAMNLPTSVVITGIDSMRILDQAFEAVRTFKPMDQARVTALLARTREAAAKGQYERYKTTTQNDSTAMNPAYLG, encoded by the coding sequence ATGGAGATCAGTAGACGCAGCTTGTTGAAAACTGCTTCTGCTTCGGGATTAGTAGCGGCAGGACTTGCAGTTTCGGAAGGATTTTTGCAGCCGCTCCTTGCTCAAACAGAACCTGTTGATGAAAAGACTCAACTATTAGCCCAAACACCCACTCCAACTCGACGTGGCGAAATGTTGTATCGCACCCTTGGACGTACTGGAGAACAAGTATCTGCGATTGGCTTGGGTGGGTTTCACATTGGAAAAATTGAAGAGGAGCAAGAAAGTATCAAGCTGATCCGCAGTGCCATTGATCGCGGCATCAACTTTATGGATAACTCTTGGGACTATCATAATGGACGTAGCCATCGGTGGATGGGAAATGCTCTTAAGGATGGTTATCGCCAAAAGGTCTTCCTAATGACGAAAATCGATGGTCGCACTAAAGGTGCTGCGAAGATGCAGATTGATGAATCGCTTAAAGATTTGCAGGTCGATCACATTGATTTAGTGCAGCATCATGAAATACTGCGCTTTGAAGACCCTGATCGCATCTTTGCTCCTGGCGGTGCGATGGAGGCAGTCGTCGAGGCGCAGAAGGCAGGCAAAATTCGCTATATCGGTTTCACAGGACACAAGAATCCCCTGATTCACCTTCAGATGTTGGAAACTGCCACACAAAATGGTTTCCGCTTCGATACTGTGCAGATGCCATTAAATGTTATGGATGCTCATTTTAGAAGTTTTGAACATCAGGTTTTACCTGTGCTAGTGAAAAACAACATTGGTGTGCTAGGAATGAAATCGATCGGGGAGTCTTACATTCTCAGAAGCAACACTGTTAGTGCGATCGAGTGCCTGCACTACGCAATGAATTTGCCAACCTCAGTCGTAATTACGGGCATCGATAGCATGAGAATTTTAGACCAGGCGTTTGAAGCAGTCCGCACCTTTAAGCCAATGGATCAGGCACGAGTTACAGCACTGTTAGCGCGTACCCGTGAGGCAGCGGCTAAAGGGCAGTACGAACGATATAAGACCACAACCCAAAATGACAGTACAGCTATGAATCCAGCTTATCTTGGGTAA
- a CDS encoding DUF4142 domain-containing protein, with the protein MPNFKIFSTGLVAIALSMATGCTPTTPHDQNTSEVPAAQSVQRTESPSPNASPTASGQNSLSSSDKKFMTEAAQGGLAEVQLGQLASQRGTSNEVKQYGQHMVDDHTPVNDQLKQLATQKGVTLPTTIGRKNQQVKQRLSKLSGTNFDRQYLNVMLQDHEKDVAAFQSEAQKGQDPDVKAFAAQALPTLQEHLEQVRSLVNSGTSTSTPTPTSTPTSTSTP; encoded by the coding sequence ATGCCTAACTTCAAAATATTTTCAACTGGTTTAGTAGCGATCGCTTTATCTATGGCGACTGGTTGCACACCAACTACTCCGCATGACCAGAATACATCAGAAGTTCCAGCTGCTCAGTCTGTGCAAAGGACAGAGAGTCCATCACCAAATGCGTCACCAACTGCATCAGGGCAAAATTCCCTCAGTTCTTCAGACAAAAAGTTCATGACTGAAGCTGCTCAAGGGGGTTTAGCAGAAGTCCAACTAGGACAATTGGCATCACAACGTGGAACTAGTAATGAAGTAAAACAGTATGGACAGCATATGGTTGATGATCACACCCCAGTGAACGATCAACTCAAACAGTTAGCGACTCAAAAAGGTGTCACGCTGCCAACTACTATTGGTAGAAAAAATCAGCAAGTTAAGCAACGCTTATCTAAGCTATCTGGTACTAACTTTGATCGCCAATATCTGAATGTGATGCTTCAAGATCATGAAAAGGATGTAGCTGCATTTCAAAGTGAAGCTCAAAAGGGACAAGATCCCGACGTGAAAGCATTTGCGGCTCAAGCGCTACCAACCCTCCAAGAACACCTGGAACAGGTTCGTTCCCTTGTTAATTCTGGAACTTCAACCAGTACCCCAACTCCAACTAGCACCCCAACTTCAACCAGTACCCCGTAA
- a CDS encoding Gfo/Idh/MocA family protein → MSELFKGEFSRRQILTTAGLGAISAVALGSMGEEVTAQQPTGQATPHGGTLPPQIEFAPISEKTEVDTGGPPTALPPERRLGFAIVGLGRLALEEIMPAFAECKLAKPTALVSSDAAKANQVAQQYGIKPQNVYNYQNYDNLRNNPDVDVIYIVLPNSMHREYTVRGAKAGKHILCEKPMATTVEDAQQMIDACKQADRKLMIAYRCQYEPHHRAMIQMIRSKELGTLKVIQADNGQNQGGDLNQWRLKRALAGGGCLPDVGVYCLNATRYLTGEEPIAISAQSFTTPGDPRFKEVEESVTFQLRFPSGVLAICSTSYGFHEARRFRVFGSDAWAQLDPGFFYNGLRMMISHKSPTNSMAENVSEVRIGEKNQFALEIDHMADCVIGNKQPHTPGEEGLQDQKLIALIYEAAQTGKTITLPRVSGLDTTRGPAPRMLK, encoded by the coding sequence ATGTCTGAATTGTTTAAAGGAGAATTTTCTCGTCGTCAAATACTGACTACTGCTGGATTAGGAGCCATTTCAGCCGTCGCACTTGGTAGTATGGGCGAAGAGGTTACCGCCCAACAGCCGACTGGGCAAGCCACGCCACACGGAGGAACTCTGCCGCCTCAGATTGAATTTGCGCCGATTTCGGAAAAGACAGAGGTCGATACAGGTGGGCCTCCGACTGCATTGCCCCCAGAGCGACGGTTGGGATTTGCGATCGTTGGACTGGGCAGACTGGCATTGGAAGAAATCATGCCTGCGTTTGCAGAATGTAAGCTAGCAAAGCCAACTGCATTAGTTAGTAGCGATGCTGCCAAAGCGAATCAAGTTGCCCAGCAGTATGGCATTAAACCGCAGAACGTTTACAATTATCAGAATTACGACAATCTCCGCAACAATCCAGATGTTGATGTAATTTATATTGTATTGCCCAACAGTATGCATCGAGAATATACGGTGCGTGGTGCTAAAGCAGGGAAGCACATTTTGTGTGAGAAGCCAATGGCAACCACGGTCGAAGATGCTCAACAGATGATCGACGCGTGCAAACAAGCCGATCGCAAGCTGATGATTGCTTATCGCTGCCAGTATGAGCCGCACCATCGCGCCATGATTCAGATGATCCGCAGCAAAGAATTGGGAACTCTGAAAGTGATTCAGGCAGATAACGGACAAAATCAGGGCGGTGACTTAAACCAGTGGCGGTTGAAACGCGCTCTAGCTGGAGGTGGCTGTTTGCCAGATGTAGGAGTTTATTGCCTCAATGCAACTCGTTATTTGACGGGAGAAGAACCGATCGCAATTAGCGCCCAAAGCTTCACCACCCCTGGCGATCCACGCTTTAAAGAGGTGGAAGAAAGCGTTACCTTTCAGCTGCGGTTTCCCAGTGGAGTGCTAGCGATTTGCTCCACTAGCTACGGCTTTCACGAAGCGCGGCGGTTTCGCGTCTTCGGCTCTGATGCCTGGGCACAACTCGATCCGGGGTTCTTTTACAACGGTTTGCGGATGATGATTTCGCACAAATCGCCAACAAACAGCATGGCAGAAAACGTCAGCGAAGTGCGGATAGGTGAGAAGAATCAGTTTGCCTTGGAAATTGATCACATGGCAGATTGTGTGATTGGAAACAAGCAACCCCATACACCTGGGGAAGAAGGCTTGCAAGACCAAAAACTAATAGCGTTGATTTACGAAGCGGCACAAACAGGCAAAACGATCACTCTACCACGAGTATCAGGACTGGATACCACTCGTGGCCCGGCTCCTCGAATGCTGAAGTAA